From one Melioribacteraceae bacterium genomic stretch:
- a CDS encoding alpha-amylase family glycosyl hydrolase, which produces MKKKTILLIIMISIFGIKLFAQKSHVEQIDWSKNATIYEVNIRQFTEAGTFNSFAEHLPRLKEMGVDILWLMPIHPIGELNRKGTLGSYYSVKDFMKVNPEFGTFDDFKSLVNKTHELGMYIIIDWVANHAAWDNNLVETNPEFFTKDSLNNFVPPVPDWSDVIDFDYDNKELWDYMIGALKFWVEEYNIDGYRCDVAGMVPTEFWNKARKELDAVKPVFMLAEWESPELHEYAFDMTYAWDLHHLMNDIAKGEKSALHLDDYWKQEKEEYPENAYRMVFTSNHDENSWNGTVFERMGDAAEAMLILSCTIEGMPLVYSGQEAGMNKRLDFFEKDLIEWKEHKFYDLYKKLFELKKTNKALWNGNFGGEIKKIKNGNDENIYSFTREKDGDKIFVIINLSSETQTAKINDRSLSGSYNNVISEETVTLTGSDEFNLTPWNYKVLSNSK; this is translated from the coding sequence GTGAAAAAGAAAACAATTCTATTGATTATCATGATCTCTATCTTTGGTATAAAATTATTTGCACAAAAAAGTCATGTTGAACAGATAGACTGGAGCAAAAACGCAACCATTTACGAAGTTAACATACGTCAATTTACCGAAGCGGGAACTTTTAATTCATTTGCCGAACATTTGCCTCGTTTGAAAGAAATGGGAGTTGATATTCTTTGGTTAATGCCGATTCATCCAATTGGTGAATTGAACAGAAAAGGAACACTCGGAAGTTATTATTCTGTAAAAGATTTTATGAAAGTTAATCCTGAGTTCGGAACATTTGATGACTTTAAATCCCTTGTTAACAAAACACATGAGTTGGGGATGTATATTATCATAGATTGGGTTGCAAACCACGCAGCATGGGATAACAATCTTGTTGAGACTAATCCGGAATTTTTCACAAAAGATTCTCTCAATAATTTTGTTCCACCCGTTCCTGATTGGAGCGATGTAATTGATTTCGATTATGATAACAAAGAATTGTGGGATTACATGATAGGGGCATTAAAATTTTGGGTTGAAGAATATAATATCGACGGTTATAGATGCGATGTTGCTGGAATGGTACCGACGGAATTTTGGAACAAAGCTAGAAAAGAATTAGATGCAGTTAAACCGGTTTTCATGTTGGCAGAATGGGAATCCCCGGAACTTCATGAATACGCATTTGATATGACATACGCATGGGATTTACATCACCTGATGAATGATATTGCAAAAGGTGAAAAGTCGGCACTGCATTTAGATGATTACTGGAAACAAGAAAAGGAAGAATATCCCGAAAATGCTTATAGAATGGTATTTACTTCAAATCATGATGAAAACTCATGGAATGGTACTGTTTTCGAAAGAATGGGAGATGCAGCAGAGGCAATGTTGATATTGTCATGCACCATAGAAGGAATGCCTTTGGTTTATAGCGGTCAAGAAGCTGGGATGAATAAAAGACTAGACTTCTTTGAAAAAGATCTTATCGAATGGAAAGAACACAAATTCTATGATCTTTATAAAAAACTTTTTGAATTGAAGAAAACAAATAAAGCTCTTTGGAACGGAAATTTTGGTGGAGAAATTAAAAAAATTAAAAACGGTAATGATGAAAACATTTATTCATTTACCAGAGAAAAAGACGGAGATAAGATTTTCGTTATAATTAATCTTTCCTCAGAAACACAAACAGCTAAAATTAACGATAGATCTTTAAGTGGTTCATATAATAATGTTATTAGCGAAGAAACAGTTACTTTAACCGGAAGCGATGAATTTAACTTAACTCCGTGGAATTATAAAGTACTAAGTAATTCAAAGTAA
- a CDS encoding PAS domain S-box protein — MPESSSGKTGNKSFSLSELLNKYDNLSKEVEQLKSSFLNKSKLDAFFTLAPIPLISIDINCAILFANKAFLNLISEEVQNVLGKKIKDFVIDNNKLEDIQTNIKKLFTGELDSYKEKLEFRSKTKSKIILEIQARLVEYDDEIKKAVHITFQDRSEEEKFKEAYKNVVENSLQAILIIQDFKIVFANQRAAEISGYSINELTKLDINGVKHLVHPEDRERMFEVMKLRFSGKRVSPKQEFRGIRKNGQVYWIEVLASFMNYNGKPALQVVQLDISDKKKVESEITKVESKYITLVEQSIIGVYIITDNVFTYVNPKLAEIFGYDQDEMTNKLTPKDLIHPNDRDLVLSNIEKRISGEVNSLHYEFRGIRKNGREITVEVHGSRSEPDGKISIIGMLQDITERKDIENQLYLQSTALSSAANGIVITDSKGTIVYINPAVTKLTGYTFDELIGKKPNIFKSGKHDKLFYKNIWDKINSGNVWEGEITNKKKDGTDYIERQTITPVRGKDARIEYFIAIKNDVTESKNIENALRESEEKLRNVIEHSNEMYYIHDTNHVLKYVSPQSYEMLGYTEDELMINWTQLASDNPINKTAFELTEKAIKTGERQDEYLLELIRKDGKKIFVQTAESPILDESGRVTAIAGALRNVTEKIIAENKLKESEERFRGLYENAILGIYRTSPQGEIVMANPALCKLLGYDSFEDFKKIPASEALYEKSSTRKIFKELMDERSEVYGFETIAKKKDGTNFFIRESARAVKDENGNVQYYEGIIEDITTQKNIEEKLIEAKDNAEQSDKLKSEFLAQMSHEIRTPINVILSFSNLIKEEVRGFISDDLYNSFSIVDGASRRIIRTIDLILNMSQLQTGSYQATMNDFDLYQTVFIQLYPEFSRLAKEKKLELEINNRIESTEIYADEFSVRQIFENLIHNAIKYTHKGRITIEIFKNENENIVVEIRDTGIGISKEYLPKVFTPFTQEEHGYTRKYEGNGLGLALVKRYCELNKIQISVDSEKHVGTTFTLIFPLKEN, encoded by the coding sequence ATGCCAGAATCATCTTCCGGTAAAACCGGCAATAAAAGTTTCTCGCTTTCCGAATTATTAAACAAATATGATAATTTATCAAAGGAAGTTGAACAACTCAAATCATCTTTTTTGAACAAGAGTAAGCTAGATGCATTCTTCACCCTTGCTCCCATTCCTCTAATTAGTATTGATATAAATTGCGCGATTCTTTTCGCTAACAAAGCTTTCCTTAATTTAATAAGTGAAGAAGTCCAAAACGTTCTTGGAAAAAAAATTAAAGACTTTGTTATTGATAACAATAAACTTGAAGATATTCAGACAAATATAAAAAAATTATTTACCGGTGAACTGGATAGTTATAAAGAGAAATTAGAGTTTAGAAGCAAAACCAAAAGTAAGATTATATTAGAAATTCAAGCGCGCCTTGTTGAATATGACGACGAAATAAAAAAAGCTGTTCACATAACTTTTCAAGATCGATCCGAAGAAGAAAAATTTAAAGAAGCATATAAGAATGTTGTAGAAAATTCTCTCCAGGCAATTCTTATAATCCAAGATTTTAAAATTGTTTTTGCAAACCAAAGAGCCGCGGAAATATCGGGTTATTCAATAAATGAGTTGACAAAGCTTGATATCAACGGTGTAAAACATCTTGTTCATCCCGAAGATAGAGAAAGAATGTTTGAGGTAATGAAACTGCGCTTTAGCGGAAAACGTGTTTCACCCAAACAAGAATTTAGAGGAATCCGAAAAAACGGACAAGTATACTGGATTGAAGTTCTTGCTTCGTTTATGAATTATAACGGCAAACCCGCATTGCAAGTTGTTCAACTAGATATCTCGGATAAGAAAAAGGTCGAATCGGAAATAACAAAAGTTGAGAGCAAATATATTACTCTCGTTGAGCAATCAATTATCGGTGTCTATATAATTACCGATAATGTCTTCACCTATGTTAACCCTAAGTTAGCGGAAATATTCGGTTATGATCAAGATGAAATGACAAACAAACTTACTCCAAAAGATTTAATTCATCCCAACGATAGAGATCTTGTCCTTTCTAATATTGAAAAAAGAATAAGCGGCGAAGTTAATAGTCTTCACTACGAATTTAGAGGAATAAGAAAGAACGGCAGAGAAATAACAGTCGAAGTTCACGGCTCAAGAAGTGAACCTGACGGAAAAATTTCCATAATCGGGATGCTGCAGGATATTACAGAACGAAAGGACATTGAAAATCAACTTTATTTGCAAAGCACAGCCTTAAGTTCAGCCGCTAACGGAATAGTAATTACTGATTCAAAAGGAACAATAGTTTATATAAATCCGGCCGTTACAAAATTAACCGGCTATACTTTTGATGAATTGATAGGGAAGAAACCAAACATTTTCAAATCCGGAAAGCACGATAAATTGTTTTATAAAAACATTTGGGATAAAATAAATTCCGGAAATGTTTGGGAAGGTGAAATAACAAACAAGAAAAAAGACGGAACTGATTACATAGAAAGACAAACTATCACTCCTGTTAGAGGAAAAGATGCAAGGATTGAATATTTTATAGCAATTAAAAACGATGTAACCGAAAGCAAAAATATTGAAAATGCATTAAGAGAAAGTGAAGAAAAACTCAGAAACGTTATTGAACACAGCAATGAAATGTATTACATACATGATACAAACCATGTTTTGAAATATGTAAGTCCACAATCATATGAAATGCTTGGTTATACCGAAGATGAATTAATGATAAATTGGACACAACTTGCAAGCGATAATCCCATCAACAAGACAGCATTTGAATTAACAGAAAAAGCAATTAAAACAGGCGAAAGGCAAGATGAATATTTACTGGAGTTGATAAGAAAAGACGGTAAAAAAATATTTGTACAAACAGCGGAATCACCAATTCTAGATGAATCAGGAAGAGTTACGGCAATTGCCGGAGCGCTTAGAAACGTAACAGAAAAAATCATTGCCGAAAATAAATTAAAAGAAAGCGAAGAACGATTCCGCGGTTTATATGAAAATGCAATACTCGGAATTTACAGAACATCACCCCAGGGCGAGATTGTCATGGCAAACCCTGCTTTATGTAAATTACTGGGATATGATTCATTTGAAGATTTTAAAAAAATTCCTGCCTCCGAAGCTTTGTACGAAAAGTCATCTACAAGAAAAATATTTAAAGAACTGATGGACGAACGTAGTGAAGTTTATGGGTTCGAAACTATAGCCAAAAAGAAAGACGGCACAAACTTTTTTATACGAGAAAGTGCAAGAGCCGTAAAGGATGAAAACGGCAATGTTCAATACTACGAAGGAATTATAGAAGATATAACAACTCAAAAAAATATTGAAGAAAAACTTATTGAGGCAAAAGATAACGCCGAGCAGTCTGATAAATTAAAAAGCGAATTTCTTGCACAGATGTCGCATGAAATACGTACACCTATAAATGTTATACTTAGTTTTTCCAATTTAATTAAAGAAGAAGTAAGAGGATTTATAAGTGACGATCTTTACAATAGTTTTAGCATCGTTGACGGAGCATCAAGAAGAATTATTCGTACAATTGATTTGATTCTTAATATGTCGCAGCTTCAAACAGGGTCTTACCAAGCAACAATGAATGATTTCGATCTTTACCAGACCGTTTTCATTCAACTTTATCCGGAATTTTCACGACTTGCAAAAGAGAAAAAGTTAGAGCTGGAAATCAATAATAGAATTGAAAGCACTGAAATTTACGCCGATGAATTTTCTGTTCGACAAATTTTTGAAAACTTAATTCACAACGCAATTAAGTATACTCATAAAGGAAGAATCACAATAGAGATATTTAAAAACGAAAATGAAAATATTGTTGTTGAGATTAGGGATACGGGGATTGGAATTTCAAAAGAATACCTTCCAAAAGTATTTACACCGTTTACTCAAGAAGAACACGGATATACTAGAAAGTATGAAGGAAACGGGCTGGGACTTGCACTAGTTAAAAGATATTGTGAATTAAACAAGATTCAAATTTCGGTCGATAGCGAAAAACATGTCGGTACAACCTTCACTTTGATCTTTCCATTGAAAGAAAATTAA
- a CDS encoding polyphosphate kinase 2 family protein, whose protein sequence is MEIKPDQFKAEYKKFSLKKFKTEMDFDLKKDDGKKLLDQNIQKLTELQDKLYAYDKYAMLLIFQGMDAAGKDGAIKHVMSGLNPQGVQVFSFKQPSSEEMDHDYLWRINKSLPERGRIGIFNRSHYEDVLIVRVHDLLKYRKLPQKFVTENIWKNRFEQIRNFEEYLYKNGIVTLKFFLHISKDEQKGRFIKRLEDKSKNWKFSASDLKERKYWDDYQKCFEDAINFTSTKYAPWYIIPADKKWFARYIISEIIVEEMQKLKLAYPKLNQEQQKQIEIYKEELKKQDA, encoded by the coding sequence ATGGAAATCAAGCCGGATCAATTTAAAGCAGAATACAAAAAATTCTCTTTAAAGAAATTCAAAACCGAAATGGATTTTGATCTTAAGAAAGACGACGGCAAAAAATTACTCGATCAAAACATTCAAAAGCTGACCGAACTTCAAGATAAATTATATGCTTACGACAAATATGCTATGTTGTTAATTTTTCAAGGAATGGATGCCGCCGGGAAAGACGGAGCAATTAAACATGTTATGAGCGGTTTAAATCCGCAAGGAGTACAAGTATTCAGTTTCAAGCAACCTTCTTCTGAAGAAATGGATCACGACTATCTTTGGCGAATAAATAAATCGTTGCCGGAGAGAGGAAGAATCGGAATCTTTAATCGATCACATTATGAAGACGTTTTAATTGTACGCGTTCATGACTTGCTTAAATATAGAAAGCTGCCTCAAAAATTTGTAACCGAAAATATTTGGAAAAACAGATTTGAACAGATAAGAAATTTTGAAGAATATCTTTATAAAAACGGTATAGTGACGTTAAAGTTTTTCTTACATATTTCAAAAGACGAACAAAAAGGAAGATTCATTAAACGGTTGGAAGATAAATCCAAGAATTGGAAATTTTCCGCTTCGGATTTAAAAGAAAGAAAATATTGGGATGATTATCAAAAATGTTTTGAGGATGCGATTAATTTTACTTCTACAAAATATGCTCCGTGGTATATAATTCCCGCCGATAAAAAATGGTTTGCGCGTTATATTATTTCAGAAATAATCGTTGAGGAAATGCAAAAACTAAAACTCGCTTATCCAAAACTGAATCAAGAACAGCAAAAACAAATTGAGATTTATAAAGAAGAGTTAAAGAAACAAGATGCTTAA
- a CDS encoding radical SAM protein: MENVIDHKQLFRLPWTLPDNAISWLEPTSACNLACDGCYRENVKDSHKTMEEVKRELDVFQRLRKSDCISIAGGDPLLYPNIVELVAEIKARGIKPIINTNGKALTRELLHELKLAGVYGFTFHVDSKQGRPGEWKGKNELELNDLRLQYAQMLADEGGIACSFNSTVYDDTLQYVPGMIEWAHKHIDIVHTMVFIAFRHVVPEMPFDWYAGGQKVDWQKIMYHSDEKRKVDIKSTDMLKIAREKFPEFTPAAYLNGTEQPDSFKWLLTNRIGNNHKIFGYFGPKMLELVMFFYHFTQGTYLSYAAPKTTKLGRSTLFFLWLLDKGVRNSFKKYLGHVLRNPLRLFKKAHMQSILFIQPVDFDKWGNQNMCDGCPDITVHEDRLVWSCRLEEPKQFGTFLRSFPKN, translated from the coding sequence ATGGAAAACGTAATCGATCACAAGCAATTATTTCGTCTACCTTGGACTTTACCCGATAATGCTATTTCTTGGTTGGAACCAACTTCAGCATGTAACCTTGCATGCGATGGATGTTATCGAGAAAATGTTAAAGACTCGCACAAAACAATGGAAGAAGTAAAGCGTGAATTGGATGTTTTTCAAAGACTAAGAAAATCAGATTGTATTTCTATCGCCGGCGGTGATCCTCTTCTTTATCCAAACATTGTTGAACTTGTTGCTGAAATTAAAGCACGTGGAATTAAGCCCATCATCAATACAAACGGTAAAGCGTTAACAAGAGAACTTTTACATGAATTAAAGTTAGCGGGAGTTTATGGTTTTACATTTCATGTTGACAGCAAGCAAGGAAGACCGGGCGAATGGAAAGGAAAAAACGAATTAGAACTGAATGATTTACGATTACAATACGCACAAATGCTTGCCGATGAAGGCGGGATTGCATGTTCTTTTAATTCTACTGTTTATGATGACACACTTCAATACGTACCGGGAATGATTGAGTGGGCGCATAAACATATTGATATAGTCCACACTATGGTGTTCATTGCTTTTCGTCATGTTGTTCCGGAAATGCCGTTTGACTGGTATGCCGGCGGACAAAAAGTCGATTGGCAGAAAATAATGTATCACTCCGATGAGAAACGAAAAGTTGATATAAAATCAACGGATATGCTGAAAATTGCAAGAGAGAAATTTCCCGAGTTTACACCTGCAGCATATTTAAACGGAACAGAACAGCCCGATTCTTTCAAGTGGTTGTTGACAAATAGAATCGGTAACAACCATAAAATATTCGGTTACTTCGGACCAAAGATGCTTGAACTTGTTATGTTCTTTTATCACTTTACTCAAGGTACATATCTTTCTTATGCCGCTCCCAAAACAACCAAACTTGGAAGATCAACTTTGTTTTTCCTCTGGCTGCTGGATAAAGGCGTAAGAAATTCATTCAAAAAATATCTGGGACATGTTTTAAGAAATCCTCTTAGATTATTTAAGAAAGCTCACATGCAATCAATTTTGTTTATTCAACCGGTTGATTTTGATAAGTGGGGTAATCAAAATATGTGCGATGGTTGCCCGGATATCACCGTTCATGAAGACCGCTTGGTTTGGTCATGCCGTTTGGAGGAACCGAAACAATTTGGAACGTTTTTAAGATCTTTCCCTAAAAATTAA
- a CDS encoding ABC transporter permease, producing the protein MFNLNKALTVVKRELRDKLLSKTFVIMTLLLPIFMFGILGFQTFLLTQESDEGTSIELIAEDGKVLDNIQKVFQERTFIQNGYYKVNYFQKDSSSLQSYLEEKREDLLSDKLTAIIFVPSSALANKNVEYYSKNPNNRTVFDKLRDMINNALVETYFEDKNFSQEEIEFAGMRVGFNTFRVSTDKDVEEEGVGNLIASFLFTFLLYFSLIFLGTMMMRAVVEEKTSKIVEVLLSSCSSNDLMTGKILGTGITGLMQMFIWLLPVIMLITTSVFTLPADFNLKLDMGMIVYFLINYFIGLMTFLGLFASVGAIFDNDQDAQSGIWPIMMLIMIPFFIAITSQNNPDSALIKISSFVPFSSIIVMPARMTLVEVPLWELLVAIVINIATFFGIFMLAGKIYRVGILRTGKKPSWAEVVKWFKYQY; encoded by the coding sequence ATGTTTAATTTAAATAAAGCATTAACCGTTGTTAAACGCGAGCTAAGAGATAAACTCTTATCTAAAACTTTTGTCATTATGACTTTATTGCTTCCTATTTTCATGTTTGGAATTCTCGGCTTTCAAACTTTTTTATTAACTCAGGAAAGTGATGAAGGTACTTCAATTGAACTTATAGCCGAAGACGGAAAAGTATTGGACAACATCCAAAAAGTTTTCCAAGAAAGAACGTTCATCCAAAACGGATATTATAAAGTAAACTATTTTCAAAAAGACAGTTCTTCACTGCAAAGTTACTTAGAAGAAAAAAGAGAAGATCTTTTAAGTGATAAACTAACCGCAATTATTTTTGTTCCGTCAAGCGCGCTTGCCAACAAGAATGTAGAATACTATTCCAAAAATCCGAACAATAGAACGGTGTTTGATAAGCTCCGCGATATGATAAACAACGCACTTGTTGAAACTTATTTTGAAGATAAAAACTTCTCTCAAGAAGAAATTGAATTTGCCGGAATGCGTGTGGGGTTTAATACATTCAGAGTTTCTACCGACAAAGATGTTGAAGAAGAGGGCGTTGGGAATTTAATCGCGTCTTTCTTATTTACTTTTCTTCTTTACTTCAGCTTAATATTTCTCGGCACAATGATGATGCGCGCAGTCGTGGAAGAGAAAACATCAAAAATTGTTGAAGTGCTTTTGTCATCTTGTTCAAGTAATGATTTAATGACCGGGAAAATTCTCGGAACCGGAATAACCGGATTAATGCAAATGTTTATCTGGCTGCTTCCTGTTATTATGCTTATTACAACTTCTGTATTTACGCTTCCAGCTGATTTTAATCTAAAGCTTGATATGGGAATGATTGTTTATTTCTTAATAAATTATTTTATCGGGTTGATGACATTCTTAGGATTATTTGCTTCTGTCGGTGCAATTTTCGATAATGATCAAGATGCACAATCCGGTATTTGGCCGATTATGATGTTGATAATGATTCCGTTTTTTATTGCAATAACTTCTCAAAATAATCCGGATAGTGCGTTGATAAAGATTTCTTCTTTTGTTCCTTTTTCATCAATAATTGTTATGCCGGCAAGAATGACCTTGGTTGAAGTTCCCTTGTGGGAATTGTTAGTAGCAATTGTAATTAATATTGCGACATTCTTCGGTATATTTATGCTTGCAGGAAAAATTTATCGCGTCGGTATCTTACGTACCGGTAAAAAGCCAAGCTGGGCTGAAGTTGTGAAGTGGTTTAAATACCAGTATTAG
- a CDS encoding ATP-binding cassette domain-containing protein: MNALEVKNLTKTFDKVVAVDNASFEVPEGSIFGLIGRNGAGKTTTIRMMMNIYIPDSGEVLLRGEKVDHRFKDKVGYLPEERGLYKKSKVLDILLYFAELKGKKGKEIHKKAEEYLERFELLDRKTAKIEDLSKGNQQKVQFISTILHDPEFIILDEPFSGLDPINTNLLKEIILDLKKQGKVIIFSTHLMDFAERMCDHITMIDRGKIILKGKLSEIKSKYAHKNVSLNYEGDISFLKSHPLVEKIEDFGNTTGIRITDASKTQDLLKLLIDNKVNVKKFDANDISLHEIFISLAGKVEGEQLTAGVANV, translated from the coding sequence ATGAACGCACTTGAAGTAAAAAATCTTACCAAAACATTCGATAAGGTTGTTGCAGTTGACAACGCTTCGTTCGAAGTACCGGAAGGAAGTATATTCGGGCTTATCGGCAGAAACGGCGCAGGCAAAACGACCACGATTAGAATGATGATGAATATTTATATTCCCGATAGCGGCGAAGTTTTGCTGCGTGGGGAGAAAGTCGATCACCGATTTAAAGATAAAGTTGGTTACTTACCCGAAGAACGAGGACTTTACAAAAAATCAAAAGTGCTGGATATACTTCTTTACTTTGCAGAATTGAAAGGAAAGAAAGGAAAAGAGATTCATAAAAAAGCAGAAGAATATTTAGAGCGATTCGAATTACTCGATAGAAAAACCGCAAAGATCGAAGATCTTTCGAAAGGTAATCAGCAAAAGGTGCAGTTTATTTCTACAATTCTACACGATCCCGAATTTATAATTTTAGATGAACCGTTTTCCGGGCTCGATCCGATCAACACAAATTTGTTAAAAGAAATTATACTCGACTTAAAGAAACAAGGTAAAGTTATAATCTTTTCAACACACTTGATGGATTTTGCCGAAAGAATGTGTGACCACATTACAATGATTGATCGCGGAAAAATTATTTTAAAAGGAAAGTTGAGTGAAATTAAATCGAAGTATGCACATAAAAATGTCAGCTTAAATTACGAAGGTGATATATCATTCTTAAAATCACATCCGCTTGTTGAAAAGATAGAAGATTTCGGCAACACAACCGGAATAAGAATTACCGATGCCTCAAAGACTCAAGATTTATTAAAGTTATTGATCGATAACAAAGTGAATGTCAAAAAATTTGACGCAAACGATATTTCACTTCACGAAATATTTATTTCACTTGCCGGCAAAGTTGAAGGCGAACAATTAACCGCGGGGGTGGCAAATGTTTAA
- a CDS encoding M13 family metallopeptidase yields MRKVTSALLVIFITTFLILSCSTSNNDEIKGFDLANLDTTFTPQEDFYHYAIGGWIKNNPVPDDQSIWSGFNELRETTREQVQSIIDNVSANPGSDVNSVRYKVGTFYNVGMDTAKIESESWSPLMKEFERIDAIADKDDVIKEIAHMHIYTASPLFYFMSTTDAKNSEYEIAGIWQGGLGLPDRDYYVENDDRSKEIREAYIEHLQKMFQLIGSDLELSEIEAQRVMNFETRLAKASNTRVENRDVNSTYNKLTTEEIKSRFGGFDWDLYLTETGVGDPKHIDISQPKFIEEVSKVVQEESIDTWKSYLRWSLINAMASYLSSDFVAQDFEFYGKFLEGRKQNEPRWKRVQGTTNRALGEAVGQLYVEKFFPPEAKERAMKIVQNILVSMEESIKNLEWMSEETKVEALKKLQGFGVKIGYPDKWKDYTDLVVKDDSYVQNIIRSNYFDHQEMLKDINQPIKPWEWGMTPQTVNAYYSPVRNEIAFPAGILQFPFFDYRVDDAINYGAMGAVIGHEITHGFDDQGRQYDAEGNIRDWWTKEDADRFNERAQVLVEQFNKYVAINDMTINGEMTLGENIGDLGGLTISYNAFTKTEQYKNGEEIDGFTPAQRFFLSWAQVWKNNITDQELMRRLKVDVHSPGQWRVLGPLSNMPEFFEAFDVQPGDPMRNEKLVKIW; encoded by the coding sequence ATGCGTAAAGTCACTTCAGCTCTTCTTGTAATTTTTATCACCACGTTTCTAATCCTTTCATGCTCTACTTCAAACAATGATGAAATCAAAGGATTTGATTTAGCAAACTTGGATACAACCTTCACGCCTCAGGAAGATTTTTATCATTATGCAATCGGTGGCTGGATTAAAAACAATCCGGTTCCCGATGATCAAAGTATATGGTCTGGATTCAACGAACTCCGCGAAACAACACGCGAGCAAGTTCAATCAATTATTGATAATGTATCTGCGAATCCGGGCAGCGATGTAAACAGCGTTCGTTACAAAGTAGGAACATTTTATAACGTTGGGATGGACACGGCAAAAATTGAAAGCGAAAGCTGGTCGCCTTTGATGAAAGAATTCGAAAGAATTGATGCAATTGCTGATAAAGATGATGTTATTAAAGAAATTGCACACATGCATATTTACACGGCTTCGCCGCTTTTCTATTTTATGTCCACAACCGATGCAAAAAACAGTGAATATGAAATTGCCGGAATTTGGCAGGGTGGTTTAGGTTTGCCAGACAGAGATTACTATGTTGAAAATGACGACCGCTCAAAAGAAATAAGAGAAGCATATATTGAGCATCTGCAAAAAATGTTTCAATTAATCGGTTCGGATTTAGAGTTAAGTGAAATTGAAGCTCAACGAGTAATGAATTTCGAAACTCGTTTGGCAAAAGCATCAAACACACGAGTAGAAAACAGAGATGTTAACTCAACTTATAACAAACTTACAACCGAAGAAATCAAATCTCGTTTTGGTGGATTTGATTGGGATTTATATTTAACCGAAACCGGCGTTGGCGATCCAAAGCATATCGACATTTCTCAACCAAAATTTATTGAAGAAGTAAGCAAGGTGGTTCAAGAAGAATCAATCGATACTTGGAAATCATATTTGCGCTGGTCTCTTATTAATGCAATGGCTTCATACTTAAGCTCTGATTTCGTCGCTCAAGATTTTGAATTTTACGGAAAGTTTCTTGAGGGAAGAAAACAAAACGAACCTCGATGGAAGCGTGTTCAGGGAACAACCAACAGAGCATTGGGTGAAGCAGTCGGACAACTTTATGTAGAAAAATTCTTCCCTCCCGAAGCTAAAGAACGTGCAATGAAAATAGTTCAAAACATTTTGGTATCGATGGAAGAAAGCATTAAAAATTTGGAATGGATGAGCGAGGAAACCAAAGTCGAAGCGTTGAAAAAACTACAAGGGTTCGGAGTTAAAATCGGTTATCCTGATAAATGGAAAGATTATACAGATTTAGTAGTAAAAGATGATTCTTATGTTCAAAACATTATTCGCTCAAATTATTTTGATCATCAAGAAATGTTGAAAGATATTAATCAACCGATTAAACCATGGGAGTGGGGAATGACTCCGCAGACAGTTAATGCTTATTATAGTCCTGTTAGAAATGAGATTGCGTTCCCTGCCGGGATACTTCAATTTCCGTTCTTTGATTACAGAGTTGACGATGCAATTAATTACGGTGCGATGGGCGCGGTAATCGGACACGAAATTACTCACGGTTTCGACGACCAAGGAAGACAGTACGATGCCGAAGGAAACATACGTGATTGGTGGACAAAAGAAGATGCGGATCGGTTCAACGAAAGAGCACAAGTTCTTGTTGAACAATTTAATAAGTACGTTGCAATAAACGATATGACAATCAATGGTGAAATGACACTCGGTGAAAATATCGGTGATCTCGGCGGTTTAACAATTTCCTACAACGCATTCACAAAAACCGAACAATATAAAAACGGTGAAGAGATTGATGGCTTTACACCTGCGCAGAGATTTTTCCTGAGTTGGGCACAGGTGTGGAAAAACAATATAACAGATCAAGAGTTAATGCGCAGATTAAAAGTCGACGTTCACTCACCGGGACAGTGGCGCGTACTTGGCCCGTTAAGCAACATGCCGGAATTCTTTGAAGCATTTGATGTTCAACCAGGCGATCCTATGAGAAATGAAAAGCTTGTTAAGATTTGGTAA